Proteins encoded within one genomic window of Brassica rapa cultivar Chiifu-401-42 chromosome A09, CAAS_Brap_v3.01, whole genome shotgun sequence:
- the LOC103838351 gene encoding bifunctional dTDP-4-dehydrorhamnose 3,5-epimerase/dTDP-4-dehydrorhamnose reductase → MGAEANASFNFLIYGRTGWIGGLLGKLCEAQGISYTYGSGRLQDRQSIVADIETVKPTHVFNAAGVTGRPNVDWCESHKVETIRTNVAGTLTLADICREKGLVLINYATGCIFEYDSGHPLGSGVGFKEEDTPNFTGSFYSKTKAMVEELLKNYENVCTLRVRMPISSDLSNPRNFITKIARYEKVVDIPNSMTILDELLPISIDMAKRNLTGIYNFTNPGVVSHNEILEMYREYIDPSFTWKNFTLEEQAKVIVAPRSNNELDATKLKTEFPEMLSIKESLIKFVFEPNKKTGVKA, encoded by the exons ATGGGTGCTGAGGCAAACGCGTCCTTCAACTTCCTAATCTACGGTCGAACCGGCTGGATCGGCGGACTTCTCGGCAAACTCTGCGAAGCTCAGGGAATCTCCTACACTTACGGATCCGGTCGGCTTCAAGATCGTCAATCCATCGTCGCCGACATCGAAACCGTGAAGCCTACCCACGTCTTCAACGCCGCCGGAGTCACCGGGCGTCCCAACGTCGACTGGTGCGAGTCCCACAAGGTCGAGACCATCCGTACGAATGTCGCCGGGACCTTGACTCTCGCCGACATTTGCAGAGAGAAAGGACTCGTTCTGATCAACTACGCCACCGGTTGTATATTTGAATACGATTCGGGTCATCCTCTCGGGTCGGGTGTCGGATTCAAGGAGGAGGATACTCCTAACTTCACTGGGTCTTTCTACTCTAAGACCAAAGCTATG GTGGAGGAGTTGCTCAAGAACTATGAAAACGTATGCACGCTAAGAGTGCGGATGCCCATCTCTTCGGATCTATCAAACCCTAGAAACTTCATCACCAAGATTGCTCGGTATGAGAAGGTGGTAGACATCCCAAACTCCATGACCATACTCGACGAGCTCCTACCCATTTCGATCGATATGGCAAAGAGGAACTTAACCGGGATCTACAACTTCACAAACCCGGGTGTCGTGAGCCACAACGAGATCTTGGAGATGTACAGAGAGTACATTGACCCGAGCTTCACTTGGAAGAACTTCACATTGGAGGAACAAGCTAAAGTGATTGTGGCTCCAAGGAGTAACAACGAGCTTGATGCCACTAAGTTGAAGACTGAGTTCCCTGAGATGTTGTCTATCAAAGAATCTCTCATCAAGTTTGTGTTTGAGCCAAACAAGAAGACTGGAGTTAAAGCTTAA
- the LOC103838352 gene encoding homeobox protein HD1 isoform X1 translates to MNMEEAALGMIGATVGGGDGDAVLVAEQNRQMKGEIASHTMCEQLLAAHVACLRVATPIDQLPIIEAQLSHSEHLLRSYASTPVGFSHHDRHELDNFLAQYVMILCSFKEQLQQHVRVHAVEAVMACREIENNLHSLTGVTLGEGSGATMSEDEDDLQMDFSSDNSGVDFNGGHDMTGFGPLLPTESERSLMERVRQELKIELKQGFKSRIEDVREEIMRKRRAGKLPGDTTTLLKNWWQQHCKWPYPTEDDKAKLVEETGLQLKQINNWFINQRKRNWHSNSHSLTSLKSKRKH, encoded by the exons ATGAATATGGAAGAAGCTGCGTTAGGTATGATCGGAGCCACAGTAGGTGGAGGAGATGGAGACGCAGTCTTGGTAGCGGAGCAAAATAGACAGATGAAAGGAGAGATAGCGTCACATACCATGTGCGAGCAATTATTGGCTGCACATGTGGCATGTCTGAGAGTAGCGACTCCGATCGATCAGCTTCCGATCATTGAAGCTCAGCTTTCTCACTCTGAACATCTTCTCCGATCTTATGCTTCCACACCCGTTGGATTCTCGCATCATGATCGTCACGAGCTCGACAATTTCTTG GCACAATATGTGATGATATTGTGTAGCTTCAAAGAACAGCTGCAACAACACGTGAGGGTTCATGCCGTCGAAGCTGTGATGGCTTGCCGTGAAATTGAGAACAACCTCCACTCTCTCACAG GAGTGACATTAGGAGAAGGGTCCGGTGCGACGATGTCCGAAGACGAGGACGATCTTCAAATGGATTTCTCATCCGATAATTCCGGAGTTGATTTTAACGGCGGACACGACATGACAGGATTTGGTCCATTGCTTCCGACTGAATCGGAAAGATCTCTTATGGAAAGAGTCAGACAAGAACTTAAAATCGAACTCAAACAG GGTTTTAAATCGAGAATTGAAGATGTAAGAGAAGAGATAATGAGGAAAAGAAGGGCTGGAAAATTGCCTGGGGACACAACCACTTTATTGAAAAATTGGTGGCAGCAACATTGCAAGTGGCCTTACCCTACT GAAGATGACAAAGCAAAATTGGTGGAGGAGACCGGATTACAGTTGAAGCAAATCAACAATTGGTTTATTAATCAACGAAAGAGGAATTGGCACAGCAACTCTCACTCCCTCACTTCCTTGAAGTCCAAGCGCAAACACTAA
- the LOC103838352 gene encoding homeobox protein HD1 isoform X2 has protein sequence MNMEEAALGMIGATVGGGDGDAVLVAEQNRQMKGEIASHTMCEQLLAAHVACLRVATPIDQLPIIEAQLSHSEHLLRSYASTPVGFSHHDRHELDNFLAQYVMILCSFKEQLQQHVRVHAVEAVMACREIENNLHSLTGVTLGEGSGATMSEDEDDLQMDFSSDNSGVDFNGGHDMTGFGPLLPTESERSLMERVRQELKIELKQGFKSRIEDVREEIMRKRRAGKLPGDTTTLLKNWWQQHCKWPYPTVSTRHLFIQTNKHIWVHLYQKIYRSNYLFCIYVYVFM, from the exons ATGAATATGGAAGAAGCTGCGTTAGGTATGATCGGAGCCACAGTAGGTGGAGGAGATGGAGACGCAGTCTTGGTAGCGGAGCAAAATAGACAGATGAAAGGAGAGATAGCGTCACATACCATGTGCGAGCAATTATTGGCTGCACATGTGGCATGTCTGAGAGTAGCGACTCCGATCGATCAGCTTCCGATCATTGAAGCTCAGCTTTCTCACTCTGAACATCTTCTCCGATCTTATGCTTCCACACCCGTTGGATTCTCGCATCATGATCGTCACGAGCTCGACAATTTCTTG GCACAATATGTGATGATATTGTGTAGCTTCAAAGAACAGCTGCAACAACACGTGAGGGTTCATGCCGTCGAAGCTGTGATGGCTTGCCGTGAAATTGAGAACAACCTCCACTCTCTCACAG GAGTGACATTAGGAGAAGGGTCCGGTGCGACGATGTCCGAAGACGAGGACGATCTTCAAATGGATTTCTCATCCGATAATTCCGGAGTTGATTTTAACGGCGGACACGACATGACAGGATTTGGTCCATTGCTTCCGACTGAATCGGAAAGATCTCTTATGGAAAGAGTCAGACAAGAACTTAAAATCGAACTCAAACAG GGTTTTAAATCGAGAATTGAAGATGTAAGAGAAGAGATAATGAGGAAAAGAAGGGCTGGAAAATTGCCTGGGGACACAACCACTTTATTGAAAAATTGGTGGCAGCAACATTGCAAGTGGCCTTACCCTACTGTGAGTACTAGACATCTTTTTATACAAAccaacaaac ATATATGGGTCCatttataccaaaaaatatatagGTCCAATTATTTGTTTTGCATTTACGTTTACGTTTTCATGTAA